One Methylocapsa sp. D3K7 DNA window includes the following coding sequences:
- a CDS encoding GNAT family N-acetyltransferase, producing the protein MNASAFPKPTLRPYLASDLPLLSEIRFAAIEELTVEDYDEAQRRAWASAADDDEALASTLDKGLTLIALISGGPVGFISLQEGGVIDQLYVHPAVARTGVASVLVDAIEKLAAARGAATLVTNASDTAKPLFEARGYQAVNRNTIEIDGIWLGNTRMTKTLPQKPARGQT; encoded by the coding sequence ATGAACGCGAGCGCCTTCCCGAAACCAACGCTGCGGCCTTACCTTGCCTCGGATCTCCCGCTTCTCAGCGAAATCCGTTTTGCCGCTATCGAGGAATTGACCGTTGAGGATTATGACGAGGCGCAGAGGCGGGCCTGGGCTTCGGCGGCCGATGACGATGAGGCGTTGGCAAGCACTCTCGACAAAGGATTGACCCTCATCGCTCTGATCAGCGGCGGCCCGGTGGGATTTATCTCGCTGCAGGAGGGCGGTGTCATTGACCAGCTTTACGTCCATCCAGCAGTCGCCCGCACCGGCGTCGCGAGCGTCCTTGTGGATGCGATCGAAAAACTTGCCGCCGCGCGCGGCGCCGCAACGCTCGTGACCAATGCCAGCGATACCGCAAAACCTTTATTCGAGGCGCGCGGCTATCAGGCGGTGAATCGCAACACGATCGAGATTGATGGTATATGGCTCGGCAACACGCGGATGACAAAAACATTGCCGCAAAAACCCGCGCGGGGGCAGACATAA
- the cimA gene encoding citramalate synthase, giving the protein MREKLTLLDTTLRDGAQMADVDFSLADKRHIAVLLDGLGVDYIEGGYPGANPLDTEFFSAPPKLTSARFAAFGMTKRAGRSAANDPGIAGLLAAGAGVITFVGKAWDYHVHVALGCTLEENLENISQSIAAAHGAGREVILDCEHFFDGFKANRDYALHVAKTAHGAGARWIVLCDTNGGTLPHEIERIVGEAALHVPGSHLGIHAHDDTGNAVANSLAAVRAGARHIQGTLNGLGERCGNANLVSLIPTLLLKRDFAEHFEIGVKPEKLATLTKVSHTLDELLNRAPNRHAPYVGASAFATKAGIHASAVMKEPKTYEHIVPEEVGNKRRLLVSDQAGKSNILAELERIGVNLDKGDPRVLRLLDEVKQKEALGYAYEGADASFELLARRMLGEVPDYFEVERFRVDVERRHNAQGDLVSVSEAVVKVVIDGETLISAAEGEGPVNALDLALRKDLGKYQRFIEDLELVDFRVRIFQGGTDAVTRVLIEFRDGSGESWSTVGVSANIIDASFQALTDAITYKLLKSGAR; this is encoded by the coding sequence ATGCGCGAAAAACTGACACTTTTGGATACGACCTTGCGCGATGGCGCACAGATGGCGGATGTCGATTTTTCGCTCGCCGACAAACGTCATATCGCGGTGCTACTCGACGGCCTCGGGGTCGATTACATCGAGGGCGGCTATCCGGGCGCCAATCCGCTCGATACGGAGTTTTTCTCAGCGCCACCGAAGCTCACAAGCGCCCGCTTCGCGGCTTTCGGCATGACCAAAAGAGCTGGCCGTTCTGCCGCCAATGATCCGGGCATCGCGGGACTTCTCGCGGCGGGAGCCGGTGTCATCACTTTCGTGGGCAAAGCGTGGGACTATCATGTCCATGTCGCGCTCGGATGCACGCTCGAAGAAAATCTCGAAAATATAAGCCAGTCGATCGCGGCGGCGCATGGCGCGGGCCGCGAGGTGATTCTCGATTGCGAGCATTTCTTTGACGGGTTCAAGGCCAACCGCGATTACGCGCTGCACGTCGCAAAGACGGCTCACGGCGCGGGGGCGCGATGGATCGTGTTGTGCGATACCAATGGCGGAACCTTGCCGCATGAAATTGAGCGCATCGTCGGCGAGGCCGCGTTGCATGTGCCGGGCTCGCACCTTGGCATTCACGCGCATGACGACACCGGCAATGCGGTGGCAAACTCCCTTGCTGCTGTCCGGGCGGGCGCCCGGCACATCCAAGGCACGCTGAATGGGCTTGGCGAGCGCTGCGGCAACGCCAATCTCGTGTCGCTGATCCCGACGCTTTTGTTGAAGCGTGATTTTGCCGAACACTTCGAGATCGGCGTAAAGCCCGAAAAGCTGGCGACACTGACCAAGGTCAGTCACACACTCGATGAATTGCTCAATCGCGCACCCAACCGGCACGCGCCCTATGTTGGCGCTTCGGCGTTCGCGACCAAGGCGGGGATCCATGCCTCGGCGGTGATGAAGGAGCCGAAGACCTACGAACATATCGTGCCCGAAGAGGTCGGCAACAAGCGTCGACTGCTCGTGTCGGACCAGGCAGGAAAGTCGAATATCCTCGCCGAACTCGAACGGATCGGGGTTAATCTCGACAAGGGCGATCCTCGCGTTTTGCGCCTGCTCGACGAGGTTAAGCAGAAGGAAGCTCTTGGCTATGCCTATGAGGGTGCCGATGCCTCATTCGAGCTGCTTGCCCGCCGGATGCTGGGTGAAGTGCCGGACTATTTCGAGGTCGAGCGCTTTCGCGTCGATGTCGAACGCCGCCACAACGCGCAAGGCGATCTCGTCTCGGTGTCGGAGGCGGTCGTCAAGGTGGTGATCGATGGCGAGACGTTGATCTCAGCCGCCGAGGGGGAGGGTCCGGTCAATGCACTGGACCTCGCCTTGCGCAAGGATCTTGGCAAATATCAGCGTTTTATTGAAGATCTCGAACTCGTCGATTTCCGGGTCCGGATTTTTCAGGGCGGCACGGACGCGGTGACGCGTGTGCTGATCGAGTTTCGCGATGGGTCAGGCGAGAGCTGGTCGACGGTTGGCGTCTCAGCCAACATTATCGACGCCTCGTTTCAGGCGCTAACCGACGCGATCACCTACAAGCTTTTGAAATCCGGCGCGCGGTAA
- the cysS gene encoding cysteine--tRNA ligase → MPLRLYNTLTRSKDPFAPIDAANVRLYACGPTVYDHLHIGNGRMLIVFDMLFRLLRHEYGAEHVTYVRNITDVDDKINARAAERGVDIRVLTDEMTAIFHEDVNALGCLPPTVEPRATDHIAQMIAMIGKLIANGHAYVADGHVLFDVPSMPAYGKLSKRPLDEMIAGARVEVAPYKRNPMDFVLWKPSSSDEPGWESPWGRGRPGWHIECSAMSSQYLGEVFDIHGGGIDLVFPHHENELAQSCSAFGHDVMANVWMHNGHLQVEGEKMSKSLGNFVTIHELLGQYSGTIIRYNMMKTHYRQPADWRSDELERSRRELLSFSDVITSMASEERYHEPDWSLIDEQLLSALEDDLNTPLAFARLHELAESTRKNVYEAADTFAVSAAFLGLKNLDKPNVLSDSFVSYVPDDKISVYSAALSELRYFKNFSSNGIASSANEHLSKIRQHGLDAKIIKLGIDAPVFDRDRLEISFPNEGPPENHIKRLIAARENARKNKNWAESDRIRVELDAMGIVLKDNKDGTTTWEPKR, encoded by the coding sequence ATGCCGTTGCGGCTCTATAATACGCTCACGCGCTCGAAAGATCCTTTCGCGCCAATCGATGCCGCGAATGTCCGCCTCTACGCCTGCGGTCCGACGGTGTACGACCATTTGCATATCGGCAACGGCCGCATGCTGATCGTCTTCGACATGCTGTTCCGTCTGCTCCGGCACGAGTATGGCGCGGAGCATGTCACCTATGTCCGCAACATCACCGACGTTGACGATAAGATCAACGCACGGGCGGCTGAGCGCGGCGTCGATATCCGCGTGCTGACGGACGAAATGACAGCGATCTTTCACGAGGACGTCAACGCGCTCGGCTGCTTACCACCGACGGTCGAACCGCGTGCGACCGATCATATCGCGCAGATGATCGCGATGATCGGGAAGCTGATCGCCAATGGGCATGCTTATGTCGCTGATGGACATGTGCTGTTCGATGTGCCGTCGATGCCGGCTTACGGCAAACTCTCGAAGCGGCCGCTGGACGAGATGATCGCGGGGGCGCGGGTCGAGGTCGCGCCGTACAAACGAAACCCGATGGATTTTGTCTTGTGGAAGCCTTCAAGCTCGGATGAACCGGGTTGGGAGAGCCCTTGGGGGCGCGGGCGGCCTGGCTGGCACATCGAGTGCTCAGCAATGAGCTCGCAATATCTTGGCGAGGTCTTCGACATTCATGGGGGGGGCATCGACCTGGTATTTCCGCATCACGAGAATGAACTCGCGCAAAGCTGCTCGGCCTTCGGGCATGACGTCATGGCCAATGTCTGGATGCACAACGGCCACCTTCAGGTCGAGGGCGAAAAGATGTCGAAGAGTCTGGGGAATTTCGTAACGATCCACGAACTGTTGGGGCAGTATTCTGGGACGATCATTCGCTACAATATGATGAAGACTCACTATCGCCAGCCGGCTGATTGGCGTTCAGATGAACTCGAACGAAGCCGGAGGGAGCTACTTTCGTTCTCAGATGTTATAACGAGCATGGCATCTGAAGAGCGCTACCATGAACCAGATTGGTCACTAATTGATGAGCAATTATTGTCGGCGCTCGAAGACGACCTGAATACGCCGTTGGCTTTCGCGCGACTTCATGAATTGGCCGAATCTACAAGAAAAAACGTTTATGAAGCAGCAGACACTTTCGCGGTTAGCGCCGCCTTCCTCGGGCTAAAAAATCTCGATAAGCCCAATGTTTTGAGCGATAGCTTTGTTTCCTATGTGCCCGACGATAAGATCAGTGTATATAGCGCAGCGCTCAGTGAATTGCGTTATTTTAAGAATTTTAGCTCAAACGGAATTGCATCCTCTGCAAACGAGCATCTTAGCAAAATTCGGCAACATGGACTTGATGCAAAGATAATCAAACTAGGGATCGATGCCCCCGTCTTTGACCGAGACAGGCTCGAAATAAGTTTCCCTAATGAAGGACCGCCGGAGAATCATATCAAACGCTTAATAGCTGCCCGCGAAAATGCACGCAAAAATAAAAACTGGGCTGAATCTGATCGTATCCGCGTTGAACTCGACGCAATGGGGATCGTATTAAAAGATAATAAGGACGGCACCACAACGTGGGAGCCTAAACGATGA